In Deltaproteobacteria bacterium, a genomic segment contains:
- a CDS encoding tetrathionate reductase family octaheme c-type cytochrome: protein QVTQECLRCHKKAGEDMIKSAHWLWKGPSPYTVERQKKVMSGKATDTMNNFCISLPSNWPRCTSCHTGYGWEDETFDFNDMTKVDCLVCHDTTDSYRKAPPAAGMPAPEVDLNFVAENVGKTNRNTCGNCHFQGGGADGVKHADMSEVLRYPERNCDVHMGGHDFTCTECHKTVNHKIKGRSTSLPVAEGSRTCEDCHTSKPHFGDDMLDFHLNKHTDSVACNTCHTPVYSKCRPTKSWWDWSLAGDKSRQPVKDAYGEEDYNWMKGEFEWKESKKPVYAWYNGFMERLLLGDTINPNATGFGPGENPSAEARRAMPVTNITAPVGSIKDPSSKIFPFKLMKGIQPADAEYNYLLAPHLYPTSPDDTTAYWKNLDWQKAFVDGMKAAGLPYSGEYKWVRTNMYWGIKHEVMPKDMALSCVQCHESLKGEKTCNRCHQDKRDVDFKKLTSAGTDFAKMLSQGRDVADLVGTTDYLDFKALGYKDDPILVGGRFKKLPLGRTEP, encoded by the coding sequence CAGGTCACGCAGGAATGCCTGCGTTGCCACAAAAAGGCCGGCGAGGACATGATCAAAAGCGCCCACTGGCTGTGGAAAGGCCCCTCGCCCTACACCGTGGAGCGCCAAAAAAAGGTCATGAGCGGCAAGGCCACGGACACCATGAACAATTTCTGCATCTCCCTGCCCTCCAACTGGCCCCGCTGCACCTCCTGCCACACGGGCTACGGCTGGGAGGACGAAACCTTTGATTTCAATGACATGACCAAGGTGGACTGTCTGGTCTGCCACGACACCACGGACAGCTACCGCAAGGCCCCGCCCGCGGCGGGCATGCCCGCTCCCGAGGTCGATCTCAATTTTGTGGCTGAAAACGTCGGCAAAACCAATCGCAACACCTGCGGCAACTGCCATTTCCAGGGCGGCGGCGCCGACGGGGTCAAACACGCGGACATGAGCGAGGTTCTGCGCTACCCGGAACGCAACTGCGACGTGCACATGGGCGGCCACGACTTCACCTGCACGGAATGCCACAAAACCGTGAATCACAAAATCAAGGGCCGCAGCACGTCCCTGCCCGTGGCCGAAGGGTCGCGCACCTGCGAGGACTGCCACACAAGCAAGCCGCACTTCGGGGACGACATGCTTGATTTTCACCTCAACAAGCATACCGACTCCGTGGCCTGCAACACCTGCCACACGCCGGTCTATTCCAAATGCAGACCGACCAAAAGCTGGTGGGACTGGTCCCTTGCCGGTGACAAATCCAGGCAGCCCGTGAAAGACGCCTACGGCGAGGAAGACTACAACTGGATGAAAGGGGAATTTGAATGGAAGGAATCCAAAAAGCCCGTGTACGCCTGGTACAACGGCTTCATGGAACGTCTGCTCCTGGGCGACACCATCAATCCTAATGCCACGGGTTTCGGGCCCGGTGAAAACCCGTCAGCCGAGGCACGCCGAGCCATGCCCGTGACCAACATCACCGCGCCCGTGGGCAGTATCAAGGACCCATCGTCCAAGATCTTCCCGTTCAAACTCATGAAGGGCATCCAGCCCGCCGACGCCGAGTACAACTATCTCCTAGCGCCCCATCTCTATCCCACGTCTCCGGACGATACCACGGCCTACTGGAAAAACCTCGACTGGCAAAAAGCCTTCGTGGACGGCATGAAAGCGGCCGGACTGCCCTACAGCGGAGAATATAAATGGGTGCGGACCAACATGTACTGGGGCATCAAGCATGAGGTCATGCCCAAGGACATGGCCTTGTCCTGCGTGCAGTGCCACGAAAGCCTGAAAGGGGAAAAAACCTGCAACCGCTGCCATCAGGACAAACGCGACGTGGATTTCAAGAAGCTGACCAGCGCGGGCACGGACTTCGCCAAAATGCTGTCCCAGGGGCGTGATGTCGCGGATCTGGTCGGAACCACCGACTATCTCGACTTCAAGGCCCTGGGCTACAAAGACGATCCCATCCTGGTCGGCGGCCGCTTCAAGAAGCTCCCGCTGGGCCGCACGGAGCCGTAA